A window of Panicum virgatum strain AP13 chromosome 8K, P.virgatum_v5, whole genome shotgun sequence contains these coding sequences:
- the LOC120643927 gene encoding pectinesterase-like has translation MHGLLWPWSRAIATVLLALSTAASLVAAGTQDEAAASRGGNVAVDDASRIAVSAAAAPAAPWGANVSAICQSTPYPSACETALTSPASGSARDPFAASVQFAMSRAASARALARNVSGEASSSSPRRLRGAPPSGAADCAELLGISLDQLRDALAGDADGVTTWLSAALTNQGTCVDSLAAEPVSAGRDAVRARVSALTQFVATALALHVNKLNADARGGPPPSGAPTATTPTTTFPSWVTEHDRKLLVAPAGATSGGVTIDAVVALDGSGTHGSINEAIAAVTAANGGGGGSGGRKVIHVKAGRYEESVSISSKQKNVMLMGDGKGKTVIAGHKSAADGYTTYATATVAAMGSGFIAKGLTIVNTAGPGKGQAVALRVGGDLSVVYQCAIQAYQDTLYVHSNRQFYAEDDIAGTVDFIFGNAAVVIQNCDIQARRPNPGQKDTVTAQGRTDPNQNTGISIHKCRITGAPDLGGTPVYLGRPWQKYSRTVVMESFLDRSISPAGWLEWSGQFALNTLYYGEYSNTGFGAGTSKRVRWTGVHTSLSRSDATRFTVANFIMGDSWLGGTGVTYTSGL, from the exons ATGCACGGGCTACTATGGCCATGGTCGCGCGCCATTGCCACGGTGCTGCTAGCTCTCTCGACGGCAGCATCTCTCGTCGCTGCCGGAACGCAAGACGAAGCGGCAGCATCGAGGGGCGGCAATGTGGCCGTCGACGACGCGTCGAGGATTGCTgtctcggccgcggcggcgccggcggcgccatgggGCGCGAACGTCTCAGCCATCTGCCAGTCGACGCCGTACCCGAGCGCGTGCGAGACGGCGCTCACGTCGCCGGCGTCGGGGTCGGCGAGGGACCCGTTCGCGGCGTCCGTGCAGTTCGCGATGTCCCGGGCCGCGTCGGCGCGCGCGCTGGCGCGGAACGTCTCGGGGGAGGCGTCGTCCTCGTCCCCGCGGCGCCtccgcggcgcgccgccgtcgggcgCGGCGGACTGTGCCGAGCTGCTCGGCATCAGCCTAGACCAGCTCCgcgacgcgctcgccggcgatgcGGACGGGGTCACCACGTGGCTCAGCGCCGCACTGACGAACCAGGGCACCTGCGTCGAcagcctcgccgccgagccggTCTCAGCAGGGCGCGacgccgtgcgcgcgcgggTCTCCGCGCTCACCCAGTTCGTCGCCACGGCGCTGGCCCTGCACGTCAACAAGCTCAACGCCGACGCCCGCGGCGGCCCACCGCCGTCCGGAGCGCCCACGGCGACGACACCAACGACGACGTTCCCGTCGTGGGTAACCGAACACGACAGGAAACTCCTGGTGGCCCCCGCGGgagcgacgagcggcggcgtcaCCATTGACGCAGTGGTGGCGCTGGACGGCAGCGGGACGCACGGGAGCATCAACGAGGCGATCGCGGCCGTgacggcggcgaacggcggcggagggggcagCGGCGGGAGGAAGGTGATCCACGTGAAAGCCGGGCGGTACGAGGAGAGCGTGAGCATCTCGAGCAAGCAGAAGAACGTGATGCTGATGGGCGACGGCAAGGGGAAGACGGTGATCGCCGGGCACAAGAGCGCCGCCGACGGCTACACCACCtacgccaccgccaccgtcg CTGCCATGGGCTCCGGCTTCATCGCCAAGGGCCTCACCATCGTCAACACCGCCGGCCCCGGGAAGGGCCAGGCTGTTGCGCTGCGCGTCGGCGGCGACCTCTCCGTCGTGTACCAGTGTGCCATCCAGGCATACCAGGACACCTTGTACGTGCACTCCAACCGCCAGTTCTACGCGGAGGACGACATCGCCGGCACGGTGGACTTCATCTTCGGCAACGCCGCCGTGGTCATCCAAAACTGTGACATCCAAGCTCGGAGGCCAAACCCGGGGCAGAAGGACACGGTCACGGCCCAGGGCCGGACCGATCCGAACCAGAACACCGGGATTTCCATCCACAAGTGCAGGATCACCGGGGCACCAGACCTCGGCGGCACGCCAGTGTATCTGGGTCGTCCGTGGCAGAAATACTCACGGACGGTCGTGATGGAGAGCTTCCTCGATCGTTCTATCTCTCCGGCGGGTTGGCTAGAGTGGTCGGGCCAGTTTGCCCTAAACACGCTATACTACGGTGAGTACAGTAACACTGGGTTTGGTGCCGGGACAAGTAAGCGCGTGAGATGGACTGGGGTGCACACGTCACTGTCCAGATCAGATGCCACAAGGTTTACCGTGGCCAATTTTATCATGGGAGACTCGTGGTTGGGTGGCACTGGAGTGACCTATACGTCTGGACTGTGA
- the LOC120643928 gene encoding uncharacterized protein LOC120643928 codes for MPPPPPPQLLDELVEEVLLRFPPDDPASLLRAALVCKRWSRLVSARRFRARFRGFHRAPPMLGAVVNDDGFVPTSSFRRQVHAELRRGWMVLDARHGRVLFHSVNCYSQPWVPTLALWDPFTGERRELPRMPRVPQVHEKLKLLLQVL; via the coding sequence atgccgccgccgccgccgccgcagctgttGGACGAGCTCGTCGAGGAGGTCCTCCTCCGCTTCCCGCCTGATGACCCAGCGAGCCTCCTCCGTGCGGCTCTCGTCTGCAAACGCTGGAGCCGCCTCGTCTCCGCCCGACGCTTCCGCGCCCGGTTCCGCGGCTTCCACCGCGCGCCCCCCATGCTGGGCGCCGTCGTCAACGACGACGGCTTCGTGCCCACGTCCTCCTTCCGGCGCCAGGTccacgccgagctccgccgcggctgGATGGTGCTCGACGCCCGCCACGGCCGCGTCCTCTTCCACAGCGTGAACTGCTATTCCCAGCCGTGGGTCCCAACCCTCGCTCTCTGGGACCCATtcaccggcgagcggcgggagCTTCCGAGGATGCCGCGGGTGCCTCAAGTGCATGAAAAACTCAAGTTGCTGTTGCAAGTTCTTTAA